A part of Streptomyces sp. NBC_01210 genomic DNA contains:
- a CDS encoding GlsB/YeaQ/YmgE family stress response membrane protein — protein sequence MGIISWLILGLLAGAIAKILLPGRDPGGLIGTTLIGIAGAFTGGWISARFLDRPITNEFYDGATWAAAIGGALVLLIAYRILFGHSRSR from the coding sequence ATGGGAATCATCAGCTGGCTCATCCTCGGACTGCTTGCCGGGGCCATAGCCAAGATCCTGCTCCCGGGACGCGACCCGGGTGGCCTGATCGGCACCACTCTCATCGGTATCGCCGGCGCCTTCACCGGCGGCTGGATATCGGCCCGCTTCCTGGACCGGCCGATCACCAATGAGTTCTACGACGGCGCCACTTGGGCCGCGGCCATCGGCGGCGCGCTCGTCCTGCTGATCGCCTACCGGATCCTGTTCGGCCACTCCCGCTCGCGCTAG
- a CDS encoding alpha-ketoglutarate-dependent dioxygenase AlkB family protein codes for MSGTLFPRERAVVAPGAVHVPGWLPVDRQRELVEACRSWARGPVPLRHTALPGGGVMSVQTVCVGWHWQPYRYSRTADDVNGARVAEFPDWLVDLGRGALGEAYGEDQGYSPAEYSPDTALINFYDGAARMGMHRDREERSGAPVVSLSIGDSCVFRFGNTETRGRPYTDVELASGDLFVFGGPSRFAYHGVPKVYAGTADPATGMSGGRLNITLRETGLPD; via the coding sequence GTGAGCGGAACCCTGTTCCCGAGGGAACGGGCGGTCGTCGCCCCCGGCGCCGTGCATGTGCCGGGGTGGCTCCCCGTGGACCGGCAGCGGGAACTGGTCGAGGCATGCCGGAGCTGGGCGCGCGGTCCCGTACCGCTCCGGCACACCGCGCTGCCGGGCGGCGGCGTGATGTCCGTACAGACCGTGTGCGTCGGATGGCACTGGCAGCCGTACCGGTACTCCCGTACCGCGGACGATGTGAACGGCGCACGGGTCGCCGAATTCCCGGACTGGCTGGTGGACTTGGGGCGTGGGGCGCTGGGCGAGGCGTACGGGGAGGATCAGGGTTACTCCCCCGCCGAGTACAGCCCCGACACCGCGCTGATCAACTTTTATGACGGCGCGGCGAGGATGGGCATGCACCGGGACAGGGAGGAACGGTCCGGTGCGCCGGTGGTGTCGCTGAGCATCGGCGACAGCTGCGTCTTCCGGTTCGGGAACACCGAGACGCGGGGGCGGCCGTACACGGATGTGGAGCTGGCTTCCGGGGACCTGTTCGTCTTCGGAGGCCCGTCGCGCTTCGCGTACCACGGGGTGCCGAAGGTGTACGCGGGGACGGCCGACCCGGCGACGGGGATGAGCGGTGGACGTCTGAACATCACCCTGCGGGAGACCGGACTGCCGGACTGA
- a CDS encoding methylated-DNA--[protein]-cysteine S-methyltransferase, with translation MTVYATIDSPLGALLLVGEASGTAKGGTALASLSLPGQKGAVVVQDGWRRAPESFEEIGTQLTSYFEGRLTHFEIEYVDGGTAFQRRVWQALEEIPYGETATYGEIAARVGTSAVGVRAVGTAIGRNPLLVVRPCHRVIGADGALRGYAGGLERKERLLGLEGALAAS, from the coding sequence ATGACGGTCTACGCGACCATCGACAGCCCGCTGGGCGCATTGCTGCTGGTCGGCGAGGCGTCCGGCACGGCGAAGGGCGGCACCGCACTCGCCTCGCTCTCACTGCCCGGACAGAAGGGCGCCGTCGTCGTCCAGGACGGGTGGCGGCGTGCCCCGGAGTCCTTCGAGGAGATCGGCACCCAGCTCACGTCGTACTTCGAGGGCCGGCTGACGCACTTCGAGATCGAGTACGTCGACGGCGGGACGGCGTTCCAGCGGCGCGTGTGGCAGGCACTGGAGGAGATTCCGTACGGGGAGACCGCGACGTACGGGGAGATCGCCGCGCGGGTCGGCACATCGGCGGTGGGCGTGCGCGCCGTGGGAACGGCGATCGGTCGCAATCCGCTGCTGGTCGTACGGCCGTGCCACCGGGTGATCGGGGCGGACGGGGCGCTTCGGGGGTACGCCGGCGGGCTTGAGCGCAAGGAGCGGCTCCTCGGGCTCGAAGGTGCCCTGGCGGCATCGTGA
- a CDS encoding YajQ family cyclic di-GMP-binding protein, giving the protein MADSSFDIVSKVERQEVDNALNQAAKEISQRYDFKNVGASIAWSGEKILMQANSEERVAAILDVFQSKLVKRGISLKALDAGEPQLSGKEYKIFASIEEGISQENAKKVAKIIRDEGPKGVKAQVQGDELRVSSKSRDDLQAVQALLKGQDFEFALQFVNYR; this is encoded by the coding sequence ATGGCCGACTCCAGTTTCGACATCGTCTCGAAGGTCGAGCGGCAGGAGGTCGACAACGCCCTCAACCAGGCCGCGAAGGAGATCTCGCAGCGCTACGACTTCAAGAACGTCGGGGCGTCGATCGCCTGGTCCGGCGAGAAGATCCTTATGCAGGCCAACTCCGAGGAGCGGGTCGCCGCCATCCTCGACGTCTTCCAGTCCAAGCTGGTCAAGCGTGGGATCTCACTGAAGGCGCTGGACGCGGGCGAGCCGCAGTTGTCCGGCAAGGAGTACAAGATCTTCGCCTCGATCGAGGAGGGCATCTCCCAGGAGAACGCCAAGAAGGTCGCGAAGATCATCCGCGACGAGGGCCCGAAGGGCGTCAAGGCGCAGGTCCAGGGTGACGAGCTGCGGGTCAGCTCGAAGAGCCGGGACGACCTGCAGGCCGTGCAGGCGCTGCTGAAGGGGCAGGACTTCGAATTCGCGCTGCAGTTCGTGAACTACCGCTGA